The Rhododendron vialii isolate Sample 1 chromosome 8a, ASM3025357v1 genome has a window encoding:
- the LOC131298391 gene encoding probable LRR receptor-like serine/threonine-protein kinase At4g36180, whose protein sequence is MQPPTSMAPPALFLLLLLLLHPLLSYTAAAAENLTLTEIDALTSFKLSLHDPLGALSGWSSTTPSAPCDWHGVVCSNGTVTELRLPKLQLSGPISYQIANLRTLRKLSLRSNFFNGTIPASLSQCTLLHSIFLQYNSFSGHIPPAIGNLTGLQILNLAGNHFSGDIPVNLPDSLRFVDFSSNAFSRQIPSNLSSFSNLELINLSYNEFSGEIPAGFGELQKLQYLWLDHNLLDGPLPSALGNCSSLVHLSADGNNLAGVLPAAIGALPNLQVVSLSNNNLSQSIPSSLFCNVSVYPPSIRIVQLGFNAFNDIIAPDTATCFSVLQALDVQQNQLQGVIPNWIMNISTLTNLDLSGNLFSGLIPSGIGNLRRLEEVKLANNSLNGSIPVELTNCSLLSVVDFEGNRFSGEIPVFFSELRGLKTLSLGGNQFSGSIPSSFGNLTGLEVLNLSDNDLTGELPVEIMSLSNLTVLSLGGNKFSGEVLVDVGNLRQLTVLNLSGNGLSGSVPASLGDLYKLTTLDLSKQNLSGDLPFELSGLPNLQVMALQENMLSGLVPEGFSSSLGLRYLNLSSNDFSGPIPSTFGYLDSLVVFSLSNNHISGSIPPELGNCSSLEVLSLRSNSLSGQIPVDLSRLSHLKELDLGNNNLTGEIPEEISKCLSLTSLLLDSNHLSGDIPSSLSNLSNLTKLDLSANNLSGKIPANLTLLSNLVYFNVSQNNLEGEIPPPLGSRFNNTSAFAGNQNLCGRPLGRKCKGGKTSRRKKLILLIVLIASGVGLLALCCCYIFGLLRWRSRLKKGSTGEKKRSPARASSAAASGGRASSENGVPKLVMFNNKITLAETIEATRQFDEENVLSRTRYGLIFKACYHDGMVLSIRRLPDGSLDENMFRKEAEFLGKVKHRNLTVLRGYYAGAPDLRLLVYDYMPNGNLATLLQEASHQDGHVLNWPMRHLIALGISRGLAFLHSSSMVHGDLKPQNVLFDADFEAHLSDFGLEKLVISTPADPSSSRTASVGTLGYAAPEVPLTGVASKESDVYGFGIVLLELLTGKRPVMFTQDEDIVKWVKKQLQRGQISELLEPGLLELDPESSEWEEFLLGVKVGLLCTAPDPLDRPMMSDIVFMLEGCRVGPDMASSADPTSQPSPA, encoded by the coding sequence ATGCAACCACCAACTTCCATGGCTCCTCCTgcgctcttcctcctcctcctcctcctcctccaccccctgCTATCCtacaccgccgccgccgccgagaACCTAACCCTAACAGAAATCGACGCCCTAACCTCCTTCAAACTCTCTCTCCATGACCCCCTCGGCGCCCTTTCCGGCTGGtcctccaccaccccctccGCCCCCTGCGACTGGCATGGCGTCGTTTGCTCCAACGGCACCGTCACCGAGCTCCGCCTCCCTAAACTCCAGCTCTCCGGCCCAATCTCCTACCAAATCGCTAACCTGCGCACGCTGCGCAAGTTAAGCCTCCGCTCCAACTTCTTCAACGGTACCATCCCTGCCTCCCTCTCCCAATGCACTCTCCTACACTCCATTTTCCTCCAGTACAACTCATTCTCCGGCCATATCCCGCCGGCGATCGGGAACCTCACCGGCCTCCAAATCCTCAACCTCGCCGGAAACCATTTCTCCGGCGACATCCCCGTGAACCTCCCTGACTCTCTCCGTTTCGTCGATTTCTCGTCAAACGCGTTTTCTCGTCAAATACCTAGCAATTTATCGAGTTTTTCAAATCTCGAGCTCATAAATCTCTCGTACAACGAGTTCTCCGGCGAGATTCCGGCAGGTTTTGGTGAGCTCCAGAAGCTACAGTACCTCTGGCTGGATCACAACCTATTGGACGGGCCGTTACCGTCGGCGCTCGGGAACTGTTCGTCTCTAGTTCACTTGTCCGCCGACGGTAACAACCTCGCCGGAGTTTTACCGGCGGCGATCGGCGCGCTTCCGAATCTCCAagtagtttctctctctaacaacAATCTCTCTCAGTCAATTCCTTCTTCGTTGTTCTGTAACGTCTCCGTTTATCCTCCGTCTATTCGGATCGTTCAGTTAGGTTTTAATGCGTTCAATGACATAATTGCCCCCGACACCGCCACGTGTTTTAGCGTTCTACAGGCCTTGGATGTTCAGCAGAATCAGTTACAAGGAGTGATTCCTAATTGGATTATGAATATTTCCACGCTGACAAATTTGGATCTTTCTGGAAATTTGTTTTCCGGTTTAATTCCCAGTGGGATTGGGAATTTACGGAGATTGGAGGAGGTAAAACTTGCGAATAATTCGTTAAACGGATCGATTCCGGTTGAGTTAACGAACTGTAGTCTTCTCAGTGTTGTTGATTTTGAAGGAAATCGTTTTTCGGGCGAAATCCCAGTGTTTTTTAGCGAGCTTAGAGGGCTGAAGACATTGTCACTAGGCGGGAATCAGTTCTCCGGTTCGATTCCTTCGAGTTTCGGGAACCTCACTGGGCTTGAGGTTCTGAATCTAAGTGATAATGACTTGACCGGAGAGTTACCGGTGGAGATAATGTCACTGAGTAATCTGACCGTGTTGAGCCTCGGTGGGAATAAGTTTTCTGGTGAGGTTTTGGTAGATGTTGGGAATCTGAGACAGTTGACCGTTCTGAATTTGAGTGGTAATGGTTTATCGGGGAGTGTACCGGCGAGTTTGGGAGATCTTTACAAGTTGACCACATTGGATTTGAGCAAACAGAACCTCTCGGGCGATTTACCGTTTGAACTATCCGGTTTGCCGAATCTACAAGTGATGGCTTTACAGGAGAACATGTTATCTGGGCTTGTTCCTGAGGGTTTCAGCAGTTCGTTGGGTTTGCGTTACTTGAACCTCTCTTCCAATGATTTCTCTGGTCCTATTCCTTCAACGTTTGGCTATCTTGATTCATTGGTTGTTTTCTCCTTGTCTAACAATCACATCTCCGGTTCAATTCCTCCGGAGTTGGGAAATTGTTCTAGTCTTGAAGTCTTGAGTCTTCGTTCGAATTCATTGAGTGGCCAAATCCCGGTTGATCTTTCGCGTCTCTCCCATTTGAAAGAGCTTGATTTGGGTAACAACAATCTAACCGGAGAAATCCCGGAGGAAATTTCCAAATGCTTGTCGCTAACTTCTCTTTTACTCGATTCAAATCATCTTTCCGGTGACATACCAAGCTCGTTGTCCAACCTGTCAAACCTCACAAAACTCGATCTCTCTGCTAATAACTTGAGTGGAAAGATTCCAGCAAACCTTACGCTCCTCTCCAACTTGGTCTACTTCAACGTTTCCCAAAATAACCTCGAGGGTGAGATTCCGCCACCACTGGGTTCTAGATTCAACAATACCTCAGCATTTGCCGGAAATCAGAACTTATGTGGAAGGCCCTTGGGTAGGAAATGCAAGGGAGGTAAAACCAGTAGGAGAAAGAAGCTAATTCTGCTAATTGTTTTGATTGCCAGTGGAGTTGGCCTCCTGGCATTGTGCTGCTGCTACATTTTTGGACTCCTGAGGTGGCGCAGCAGGCTGAAGAAGGGATCGACCGGAGAGAAGAAACGGAGCCCGGCCAGGGCTAGTTCCGCGGCAGCAAGTGGGGGCCGCGCCAGCAGCGAAAACGGTGTGCCAAAGCTTGTTATGTTCAATAACAAGATCACTTTAGCCGAAACAATCGAAGCAACTAGGCAATTCGACGAGGAAAACGTTTTGAGCAGGACCCGGTATGGGTTAATCTTCAAAGCTTGTTACCACGACGGAATGGTCCTCTCAATTCGTAGACTCCCTGATGGATCCCTTGACGAAAACATGTTCAGGAAAGAAGCGGAATTCCTCGGAAAAGTAAAGCACCGGAACCTAACCGTTCTCCGCGGTTACTACGCTGGCGCACCGGACCTTAGACTCCTGGTCTACGACTACATGCCCAATGGAAACTTAGCAACCCTCCTTCAAGAAGCGTCCCACCAAGACGGACACGTCCTGAATTGGCCAATGCGCCACCTGATCGCACTAGGAATTAGCCGCGGATTGGCCTTCTTGCACTCATCCTCAATGGTCCATGGAGACCTCAAACCCCAAAACGTGCTATTCGATGCTGATTTCGAAGCCCATTTATCCGATTTCGGACTGGAAAAGCTCGTGATTTCGACTCCCGCGGATCCCTCCTCTTCTAGAACAGCCTCAGTTGGAACACTGGGTTATGCAGCCCCAGAAGTACCTTTAACAGGGGTAGCTTCCAAAGAATCGGATGTTTACGGTTTTGGGATTGTGTTGCTTGAGCTACTAACGGGGAAAAGGCCAGTGATGTTTACACAAGATGAGGATATAGTGAAATGGGTGAAGAAGCAATTGCAAAGGGGTCAGATTTCGGAATTGCTCGAACCGGGTTTGCTTGAGCTTGATCCAGAGTCATCAGAGTGGGAGGAGTTTTTGTTGGGTGTGAAAGTGGGGTTGCTGTGCACGGCGCCAGACCCGCTCGACCGTCCGATGATGTCTGATATTGTGTTCATGCTCGAAGGCTGCCGTGTCGGGCCTGATATGGCATCATCGGCGGATCCGACCTCCCAACCTTCTCCGGCGTGA